In Candidatus Hinthialibacter antarcticus, one genomic interval encodes:
- the lspA gene encoding signal peptidase II: MTESQPTMMQNQDRRRDLIWVAVIAVVIFALDQISKYWAVMRLKNARPIVIIEDVFQFAYGENTGIAFGMFQNHGGWLHVVTPIAFAVLIYLIYKQFAESTMDVMYRLVFALLIGGALGNIIDRIRMGYVVDFIDVFIGTYNFPTFNIADSALTCGQILLILKILFWETHPQDDTEPNVAACPKPQDDASPSGPPCTPS; this comes from the coding sequence ATGACTGAAAGCCAACCAACAATGATGCAAAATCAAGACCGCCGCCGGGACCTGATCTGGGTGGCGGTTATTGCTGTGGTCATATTCGCCCTTGACCAAATCAGCAAATATTGGGCGGTGATGCGCCTCAAAAACGCGCGCCCTATCGTCATCATTGAAGACGTCTTTCAATTTGCTTACGGCGAAAACACCGGCATCGCATTCGGCATGTTTCAAAATCACGGCGGCTGGCTGCATGTGGTTACGCCGATTGCCTTCGCTGTATTAATTTATTTGATCTACAAACAATTCGCCGAATCAACCATGGACGTGATGTACCGCCTGGTGTTCGCCTTGCTCATTGGCGGCGCACTCGGAAACATCATCGACCGCATCCGCATGGGTTACGTCGTTGACTTCATCGACGTGTTCATCGGGACGTATAATTTCCCGACGTTTAACATCGCCGATTCGGCGTTGACTTGCGGACAGATTCTCTTAATTCTAAAAATTCTGTTCTGGGAAACGCACCCGCAAGATGATACCGAACCGAATGTAGCGGCTTGCCCTAAGCCTCAAGACGACGCATCTCCGTCAGGACCGCCATGTACCCCATCTTAA
- the lgt gene encoding prolipoprotein diacylglyceryl transferase, whose protein sequence is MYPILIEPFGFPITTYGLMAAVAFVTFWFCAVSRGRKLGYDSDFLQNLMTIIVISAMVGARLLHIAVNVPYYVANPSQILAREGYVFLGGFVVAVSISIWYIRRHKQSVLGVADLFAPFLPLAHAIGRVGCFLFGCCWGAQCSANVGVRFPQESPAWFDQVNRGLLSPEALHSLPVHATQLYSVGANLTICGLLLLLRTKQTFKGQLAMSYLILYSIARTVIEHFRDDPRGLAAGLSTSQWLGILLLATGTIGYWVLSKKHIAPDMPKQEPSPSA, encoded by the coding sequence ATGTACCCCATCTTAATCGAACCCTTTGGATTTCCAATTACGACCTACGGCCTGATGGCGGCGGTCGCCTTTGTCACGTTCTGGTTTTGCGCCGTCTCACGCGGCAGGAAATTAGGATACGACTCTGATTTTTTACAGAACTTAATGACCATCATCGTCATCAGCGCGATGGTCGGCGCCCGGCTGCTTCACATCGCCGTCAATGTCCCCTACTACGTCGCCAACCCGTCACAAATACTCGCCCGTGAAGGTTACGTCTTCCTGGGCGGCTTCGTGGTCGCCGTCAGTATTTCGATCTGGTATATCCGCCGTCATAAACAAAGCGTCTTGGGCGTCGCCGATTTGTTTGCGCCCTTCTTACCGCTTGCTCACGCCATTGGTCGCGTTGGCTGTTTTCTGTTCGGCTGTTGCTGGGGCGCACAGTGCTCCGCCAATGTCGGCGTCCGCTTCCCACAAGAATCTCCCGCATGGTTTGACCAGGTCAACCGTGGATTGTTAAGCCCGGAGGCACTTCATTCGCTTCCGGTTCATGCGACGCAGTTGTATTCGGTCGGGGCGAACCTGACAATATGCGGCCTGCTTCTCTTGTTGCGTACGAAGCAAACATTCAAAGGCCAACTGGCGATGTCGTACCTCATTCTTTACAGCATCGCCCGCACTGTCATCGAACATTTCCGCGACGATCCGCGCGGCCTTGCGGCAGGACTTTCAACATCGCAATGGCTGGGCATTTTATTATTGGCAACGGGAACCATTGGCTATTGGGTGCTTAGCAAGAAACATATAGCGCCAGACATGCCAAAGCAGGAACCATCACCTTCAGCTTAG
- a CDS encoding secretin N-terminal domain-containing protein, translating into MKGIHQRAMMMLGLALLMTASLAIAQDTKPAEPAAPAGNQNAAPEQQGGTGLDYQIQGPVQMVNQDLDFLIGLLQSESGVQIVKGDSIKKNVTFNLMNPTIRQVLDTVLPPIGLDHTVNDSGVVYVDTVEKIKQATQPLVELVSRTFSPRFVDVTQLQDAIGNLKSASGQIIIDPDSQKIIVTDTPEVVEAIEQMIQQLDVRTEMRVFPIRYGNAQEIADQLQGVINTIEGELFVDIRNNLIIIKDTRDRLDAAQAIIEQLDVAVDIRVIPLAFALPDDVLPIIETLLSENGYIDFDPRTSRLIVQDIPSILDQITDLIEQLDIATQQVYVEADIVQISNDKSFSFGTKSDFGTDIGAGGDPGSPGVGSTTDSVFSSFNPFLSTSSGGLTLLDVNKGTYRFQIDMMVSREKAEVIASPRLLIQDGGIGSFNLGSQEPFATRQQNSFFGGSGNDFYTQQFRNVGTTINLEVYASEAGYIEMYINIEDTRARRVELANLGDSLAVDGSFIDTSATVKSGRTVVLGGIINRSSSESRSGVPILSSIPIIGGLFSNKNKQSEKQKLLVFITPRLVNIDDPYDFAQVDNVERLKNLRNSGATGFLETDVDDSYIDWSNEEDNEQQAILDALENIDDVPSGKAQTKEKTPSLEEQMDEGVVRMKRKK; encoded by the coding sequence TTGAAGGGCATTCACCAGAGAGCAATGATGATGTTGGGGCTCGCGTTGTTGATGACGGCGTCATTGGCAATTGCGCAAGATACAAAACCAGCAGAACCCGCCGCGCCAGCCGGCAACCAAAACGCCGCCCCGGAACAACAAGGCGGGACCGGCCTCGATTATCAAATCCAAGGCCCTGTGCAGATGGTCAATCAAGACCTGGATTTTCTCATTGGTCTATTGCAGAGCGAGAGCGGCGTTCAGATTGTGAAAGGCGACAGTATTAAGAAAAACGTCACCTTTAATTTAATGAACCCGACCATTCGCCAGGTGCTAGATACGGTGCTGCCGCCGATTGGTCTAGATCACACCGTTAATGATTCCGGCGTTGTGTATGTTGATACGGTAGAAAAAATTAAACAAGCGACTCAACCTCTCGTTGAATTGGTGAGTCGGACATTTTCGCCGCGATTTGTCGATGTCACGCAGCTGCAAGACGCCATCGGCAACCTGAAAAGTGCAAGCGGCCAGATCATTATTGATCCTGATTCACAAAAAATTATTGTGACCGATACGCCGGAAGTGGTTGAAGCGATCGAACAGATGATTCAGCAACTTGACGTACGGACTGAGATGCGGGTATTTCCAATCCGTTACGGCAATGCGCAAGAAATCGCCGATCAGTTACAGGGCGTTATTAACACCATCGAAGGCGAATTGTTCGTTGATATTCGCAACAACCTTATCATCATCAAAGACACGCGCGACCGTCTTGACGCGGCGCAGGCGATCATTGAGCAACTCGACGTTGCGGTGGATATCCGCGTGATTCCGTTGGCATTTGCGTTGCCTGATGATGTGTTGCCGATTATCGAAACATTATTAAGCGAGAACGGTTACATTGATTTTGACCCGCGCACATCGCGATTGATTGTGCAGGACATCCCCAGCATTCTCGATCAGATAACCGACTTGATTGAACAGTTGGATATCGCGACTCAACAGGTTTATGTGGAAGCCGATATCGTGCAGATCAGCAACGATAAGTCATTCAGTTTCGGCACCAAGTCAGATTTTGGAACCGACATCGGCGCAGGCGGCGATCCCGGTTCACCAGGAGTTGGATCCACAACCGATTCGGTCTTTTCCAGTTTTAATCCATTTTTATCGACTTCAAGCGGCGGTTTGACGCTGCTTGACGTAAACAAAGGGACGTATCGTTTTCAAATTGACATGATGGTCAGCCGTGAGAAGGCGGAAGTGATTGCCAGTCCGCGCTTATTAATTCAAGACGGCGGCATTGGTTCCTTTAATTTAGGTTCACAAGAACCCTTTGCAACTCGCCAACAAAATTCCTTCTTTGGCGGAAGCGGGAACGATTTTTACACGCAACAGTTTCGCAATGTTGGTACGACCATCAATTTGGAAGTTTACGCCAGCGAAGCGGGCTATATCGAAATGTACATCAATATTGAAGATACGCGCGCCCGTCGCGTTGAACTGGCCAACTTAGGCGACAGCCTCGCAGTTGACGGTTCGTTTATAGATACCAGCGCGACGGTGAAGTCAGGTCGTACGGTCGTATTGGGCGGGATCATTAACCGCAGCAGTTCCGAGTCGCGATCCGGCGTACCTATATTAAGCAGTATTCCAATCATCGGCGGTTTGTTCAGCAATAAGAACAAACAAAGCGAAAAGCAAAAATTACTGGTATTCATCACGCCGCGACTGGTGAACATCGACGACCCATACGACTTTGCCCAAGTGGATAACGTCGAGCGATTGAAAAACCTTCGCAACAGCGGCGCGACCGGATTTCTTGAAACCGATGTTGATGATTCCTATATCGACTGGAGTAATGAGGAAGACAACGAGCAGCAAGCGATTTTGGACGCATTAGAAAATATTGACGACGTCCCATCGGGGAAAGCCCAAACCAAAGAAAAAACGCCTTCTCTTGAAGAGCAAATGGATGAAGGCGTTGTACGCATGAAGCGCAAAAAATAA
- a CDS encoding tetratricopeptide repeat protein — protein MAPDQTNQPFLKWAVIFNILLLLICASCSPSQQNASAVDVTTLVKAGQYDEASEIISKALSENPRNVDLLYNFALIQRLTGDYTEARRNAVRALELSPGDDDVLLLLAELGILESQAKPAWDRLNQMSASARNRPRALYLSSMIQMQMSSLDEAEGSLRKAISLGDVSPLTKAMLAYIKIQKGQIEEGKAYLAESESASEKSDDAIRQIAECHLELGQAQNALTMAKQLSPETKRDANLWALIGRAQLTVLDFGEAESAFTRALVCPNTSPWHRAQYAEMLFAAQREDEALTQAQSAEEGLLTSGTPIQDPSLYNLLATLYARKDQMLPAHKYLQLSLSIAPNQPKVKELLKYFIQGSAPSHDEIPSVTPEP, from the coding sequence ATGGCCCCGGACCAAACCAATCAGCCTTTTTTGAAATGGGCTGTGATCTTCAATATTCTACTCTTGCTGATTTGCGCATCATGCAGCCCGTCTCAGCAAAACGCTAGCGCGGTTGACGTTACCACGCTTGTGAAGGCTGGACAATATGATGAAGCCTCTGAAATTATCAGCAAAGCGTTAAGCGAAAACCCGCGCAATGTAGACTTACTCTATAACTTTGCGCTCATTCAACGCCTGACAGGCGACTATACGGAAGCGCGCCGCAACGCTGTACGCGCTTTGGAACTCTCACCCGGCGACGATGACGTATTGCTGCTGTTAGCCGAGTTGGGCATTCTCGAAAGCCAAGCCAAGCCCGCCTGGGACCGCCTCAACCAAATGTCGGCGTCGGCCCGTAACCGGCCCCGCGCTTTATACCTTTCCAGCATGATCCAAATGCAGATGAGTTCCCTGGATGAAGCCGAGGGTTCATTGCGAAAGGCCATATCGCTCGGGGACGTCAGTCCATTGACGAAAGCGATGCTGGCCTACATCAAAATTCAAAAAGGCCAGATTGAAGAAGGCAAAGCCTATTTAGCCGAATCCGAATCCGCCTCTGAAAAAAGCGACGACGCCATCCGCCAAATCGCTGAATGCCATTTGGAACTAGGCCAAGCGCAAAATGCGTTGACTATGGCGAAACAACTGTCGCCCGAAACCAAACGCGACGCCAATTTATGGGCGCTGATCGGTCGCGCTCAATTAACCGTACTCGATTTTGGTGAAGCGGAAAGCGCATTTACCCGCGCCCTGGTTTGCCCCAACACCAGCCCCTGGCATCGCGCGCAATATGCGGAGATGCTGTTCGCCGCCCAACGCGAAGACGAAGCGCTCACCCAAGCGCAGTCGGCGGAAGAAGGACTACTCACAAGCGGAACGCCCATCCAGGACCCATCGCTCTATAATTTGCTGGCAACGCTATATGCGCGAAAAGACCAAATGCTGCCAGCCCATAAATATTTGCAGCTATCTTTGAGCATCGCCCCGAACCAACCCAAGGTGAAAGAATTGCTCAAATACTTCATACAAGGCTCCGCACCAAGTCACGATGAAATCCCTTCTGTAACGCCGGAACCATGA
- a CDS encoding glycosyltransferase family 39 protein, producing the protein MNDERRTLCLKCFALWIGLAALYACLRSFTYFSALVHDDGLFLYTGQAWAAGELPYRDFSDHKPPGLFFLLSLPCRLFPFSLFAVKTFLILWAAAGATLLYILCRRITGRLASSIALLLYVFYTSQYTTIRTGGLTEEGALPFVILSFLFFLQTRDWRWTLASGVALGAAVQFRQTFALTALFHFVWIAQQTLTKKQDIKTSATQTLALCAGMLLPECFVSFYFWINGAWWAYFENSYLFNFVYVSASPQNTWQQIFAHHWNFLLSTGPFLLAPIFAILLTPWANQSLRRFLIPLLACFAGDLLAVSLSGEYYTHYYVQAAVSIHLLFVYCISSLAQRIPDNASQRKKAAYWPIAIIVCLSTLLLLTSGVQTYIQNYRSILNDYQNPNRAYAFQRGVASAVNQITGPDDTILLIGQAPNSVYFLSKRYAGSRYFHYSPLWKEKFNDEKNVRFFQQLIFDIQQRKPAVIIMDLTVMNSDAPDVWLQSFSPETAVALRGLYTPLEDAFADDIPEDEWFWYDINVVFWIRNEKLDIVGNKLKASSAL; encoded by the coding sequence ATGAATGACGAACGCCGAACACTCTGCCTGAAATGCTTCGCCCTGTGGATCGGGCTAGCGGCGCTCTATGCGTGTCTGCGCTCATTTACCTATTTTAGCGCGTTGGTTCATGACGACGGCTTGTTTCTTTATACCGGACAGGCATGGGCGGCGGGTGAGTTGCCCTACCGCGACTTCAGCGACCATAAGCCGCCTGGGCTGTTCTTCTTGTTGTCGCTTCCCTGCCGCTTGTTTCCCTTTTCGTTGTTTGCGGTCAAAACATTTTTGATACTATGGGCGGCGGCGGGCGCAACGCTCTTATATATTCTCTGCCGCCGGATCACGGGACGGCTCGCATCCTCAATCGCGCTGCTTCTCTACGTATTTTATACCAGCCAGTACACCACCATCCGAACAGGCGGGCTGACCGAAGAAGGCGCTCTGCCGTTTGTGATTTTGAGTTTTCTGTTCTTTCTTCAAACGCGCGATTGGCGTTGGACGCTCGCCTCCGGCGTCGCTCTGGGCGCTGCGGTCCAGTTCCGCCAGACGTTTGCGTTGACGGCATTGTTCCATTTTGTTTGGATCGCCCAACAGACGCTCACAAAAAAGCAAGACATAAAAACCTCCGCCACACAAACCCTCGCCCTCTGCGCGGGGATGCTGCTTCCCGAATGTTTCGTCTCATTCTATTTTTGGATAAACGGCGCATGGTGGGCTTACTTTGAAAATAGCTACCTCTTTAATTTTGTTTACGTCTCCGCCAGCCCACAGAATACTTGGCAACAGATATTCGCTCACCATTGGAACTTTCTACTCTCAACCGGCCCCTTTCTGCTGGCCCCAATATTCGCGATACTCCTGACGCCTTGGGCGAACCAATCTCTCCGCCGATTTCTCATCCCTTTGCTTGCTTGTTTTGCTGGAGACCTGCTCGCCGTCTCGCTGAGCGGTGAATACTACACCCATTACTATGTTCAAGCCGCCGTCAGTATTCATTTGCTATTCGTCTATTGCATTTCATCTCTCGCACAACGAATTCCAGATAATGCGAGCCAACGTAAGAAGGCCGCCTATTGGCCTATCGCAATTATTGTATGTTTATCCACATTGCTCTTGCTGACGTCCGGCGTTCAAACCTATATTCAGAATTACCGCTCAATCCTCAATGACTATCAAAACCCCAATCGCGCCTACGCCTTTCAACGCGGCGTCGCCAGTGCAGTCAATCAAATTACCGGGCCGGACGATACAATCTTATTAATCGGTCAAGCGCCGAATTCGGTGTATTTCTTGTCTAAGCGTTATGCGGGATCGCGGTATTTTCATTATTCGCCTTTATGGAAAGAAAAATTCAATGACGAAAAAAACGTCCGTTTCTTCCAGCAATTGATCTTTGACATTCAGCAGCGAAAACCCGCCGTAATAATTATGGATTTGACGGTAATGAATTCAGACGCGCCCGATGTTTGGCTGCAATCCTTTAGCCCGGAAACAGCGGTTGCCTTACGGGGCCTTTATACGCCGCTTGAAGATGCGTTTGCGGATGACATTCCTGAAGACGAGTGGTTTTGGTATGACATTAATGTGGTGTTTTGGATTCGCAACGAGAAACTTGATATCGTCGGTAATAAGTTAAAAGCATCATCTGCGCTTTAA
- a CDS encoding polyphenol oxidase family protein, translating to MRQKKGRLMFLLQSERLNSIPSITHGFFGPDDCNQLTDNVSFKTGSVEDARNARKRACDLIGVESAHLTHVYQEHSDVLFPVTQAQRGAGANGPDGQVGTGDGLMTADPETPLSILVADCLPLFFASKDGKAIALAHAGWRGTLKAIAKKTIERMQQEYGTKPEDINVWIGPGISYDHFEVGEDTWAYFMDGWCQYHDCFDTKSRCIDLKGLNIYQLIEAGVPEDNIEESEECTVGDERFYSYRRQGEGKGHNLAVIMKK from the coding sequence ATGCGACAAAAAAAAGGACGCCTAATGTTTTTACTGCAATCGGAACGACTAAATTCCATCCCATCCATCACTCACGGCTTTTTCGGGCCGGACGACTGCAACCAATTGACCGACAATGTCAGTTTTAAAACCGGTTCGGTTGAAGACGCCCGCAATGCGCGCAAACGCGCGTGTGATTTGATCGGCGTTGAGAGCGCCCATCTCACCCATGTCTATCAAGAACACAGCGATGTGTTGTTTCCTGTAACTCAGGCGCAGCGCGGCGCGGGCGCCAACGGGCCGGACGGACAGGTCGGGACAGGCGACGGCTTGATGACCGCTGATCCCGAAACGCCTCTTTCGATTTTGGTCGCTGATTGTTTGCCGTTGTTTTTCGCTTCGAAGGACGGCAAGGCGATTGCGCTGGCCCACGCGGGATGGCGCGGCACATTGAAGGCCATCGCCAAAAAAACGATTGAGCGGATGCAGCAGGAATACGGAACCAAGCCGGAAGATATCAATGTGTGGATCGGCCCCGGCATCTCCTACGATCATTTTGAAGTCGGCGAAGACACCTGGGCGTACTTCATGGACGGCTGGTGCCAGTATCATGATTGCTTTGATACCAAGAGCCGCTGCATTGATTTAAAGGGCTTGAACATCTATCAGCTGATTGAAGCAGGCGTCCCTGAAGATAACATTGAAGAGTCGGAAGAATGCACCGTCGGCGATGAGCGCTTTTATTCATACCGCCGCCAGGGCGAGGGAAAAGGCCACAACCTTGCCGTTATTATGAAGAAATAA
- a CDS encoding UDP-glucose/GDP-mannose dehydrogenase family protein, translating to MQIAVIGTGYVGLVAGACFAESGNDVTCVDINQSKIDELNNGGIPIYEPGLEEIVKRNIREERLFFTSNLAEAVERSLIIFIAVGTPPSEDGSADLKHVLSAARDIGRAMEQFKIIVLKSTVPVGSAAKVRKAIQDVLQERKQSIEFDVVSNPEFLKEGAAITDFMKPDRVVIGADNVRTAEIMKELYAPFLRTGKPIHIMDNPSAEMTKYVSNALLATKISFMNEMACLCEQIGADIDSVRMAVGSDSRIGYQFLFPGLGYGGSCFPKDVKALVAMGGLANTPMEIINAVESVNQRQKQSLLKKITAHFGDSLKGRTIAVWGLAFKPKTDDMREAPSVVLIEGLLERGAKVAVYDPVAMDNARSFFGDRVEYGKKMYDCLEGADALALATEWDEFRRPNWDVILEKMTGRALFDGRNIYDPSRMRDQGFTYFSIGRQ from the coding sequence ATGCAGATTGCAGTGATTGGTACAGGCTATGTTGGGCTTGTGGCGGGAGCATGTTTTGCCGAGTCAGGCAACGACGTAACCTGCGTTGACATCAACCAATCAAAAATCGACGAGTTGAACAACGGCGGAATCCCCATCTACGAACCCGGCCTTGAAGAGATCGTCAAACGAAACATCCGCGAAGAACGCCTATTTTTTACATCGAACTTGGCGGAAGCAGTGGAGCGCTCTCTCATCATTTTCATCGCTGTTGGAACGCCGCCGAGCGAAGACGGCTCTGCGGATCTGAAGCATGTCCTGTCCGCCGCGCGCGATATAGGCCGCGCCATGGAGCAGTTCAAAATCATCGTACTCAAATCGACGGTTCCGGTCGGCTCCGCCGCGAAAGTACGAAAAGCCATTCAAGACGTGCTGCAAGAACGCAAACAGTCAATCGAATTTGACGTCGTGTCAAACCCTGAGTTCCTCAAAGAAGGCGCAGCCATCACCGATTTCATGAAGCCTGACCGCGTCGTCATCGGCGCAGACAACGTACGCACTGCGGAAATCATGAAAGAACTCTACGCGCCGTTCTTGCGAACGGGCAAACCGATCCACATCATGGACAATCCGTCCGCTGAAATGACCAAGTACGTCTCGAATGCCTTACTCGCAACCAAAATTTCATTCATGAACGAAATGGCTTGCTTATGCGAGCAGATCGGCGCCGACATTGATTCCGTCCGCATGGCGGTCGGTTCGGATTCACGCATTGGCTACCAATTCTTGTTTCCCGGCCTGGGTTACGGCGGCAGTTGCTTCCCCAAGGATGTAAAAGCATTGGTCGCGATGGGCGGCCTAGCCAATACGCCGATGGAAATCATCAATGCGGTCGAGTCGGTCAATCAACGACAAAAGCAATCGCTGCTCAAAAAAATCACCGCCCATTTTGGCGATTCTCTCAAGGGAAGAACCATCGCGGTTTGGGGGTTGGCCTTCAAACCCAAAACGGACGACATGCGCGAAGCGCCCTCGGTCGTACTCATCGAAGGTCTATTGGAACGCGGCGCAAAAGTTGCTGTCTATGACCCCGTTGCGATGGACAACGCCAGAAGTTTCTTTGGCGACCGCGTCGAATACGGCAAAAAAATGTATGATTGTCTCGAAGGCGCTGATGCGCTGGCGCTGGCGACCGAGTGGGACGAATTTCGCCGCCCCAATTGGGACGTGATTCTAGAAAAGATGACGGGCCGCGCCTTGTTTGATGGACGAAACATTTATGATCCGTCGCGAATGCGCGACCAGGGCTTCACCTATTTCAGCATTGGCCGCCAATAG
- a CDS encoding gamma-glutamylcyclotransferase family protein, whose translation MGDTRSSEERAFYFAYCVRLDAIRLDPRHVACISSETVTLPDYCLLFNVLEDHDFIFECRGLANIVPTPGASVEGVLYEISTDAIDALDAYVGVDDLKYYRKPVRVHRQNGCGVSAFTYAAWPDKTAQGLRPHDGYLHQLVQAAKRHGCSQRFLSWLSNQPTCV comes from the coding sequence ATGGGAGATACTCGCAGCAGTGAGGAGCGGGCGTTTTATTTCGCCTATTGCGTACGTCTGGATGCCATCCGGCTTGATCCGCGTCATGTGGCTTGTATTTCATCCGAGACGGTGACGTTGCCTGATTACTGTCTGTTGTTCAATGTTCTCGAAGACCACGATTTTATTTTTGAATGTCGGGGGCTTGCGAACATTGTTCCGACGCCGGGCGCATCGGTCGAAGGCGTATTGTATGAAATTTCAACCGACGCCATTGATGCGCTTGATGCGTATGTGGGAGTGGATGATTTGAAGTATTACCGAAAGCCGGTGCGGGTCCATCGTCAAAATGGCTGCGGGGTTTCGGCGTTTACGTATGCGGCTTGGCCGGATAAAACCGCGCAAGGCTTGCGTCCGCATGATGGGTATTTACATCAGTTGGTCCAAGCGGCGAAGCGCCACGGATGTTCGCAGCGCTTTTTATCCTGGCTCTCAAACCAACCGACTTGCGTTTGA
- the hpt gene encoding hypoxanthine phosphoribosyltransferase has protein sequence MIPKIESIVISEDQIQQKVRELAQQIQEDFVGDPLIVISVLKGGFIFHADLIRALSLDIETGFLSLSSYQGETQPQSKIVETSLPLPNLTGKNVLLLEDIYDTGASMAYAYQRCLREQPKTLKTCVFLIKEGVERKAEAPIDYSGFTIPNLFVVGYGLDYQERYRQLPYIAVPCLNENQ, from the coding sequence ATGATCCCAAAAATCGAATCAATTGTTATATCCGAAGATCAGATACAACAAAAAGTCCGTGAATTGGCCCAACAGATTCAAGAGGATTTTGTCGGCGATCCTTTAATCGTGATTTCCGTATTAAAAGGTGGGTTTATATTTCACGCCGACTTGATCCGGGCGCTTTCTCTGGATATTGAAACCGGCTTTCTCTCGCTTTCCAGTTATCAGGGAGAAACGCAACCGCAAAGCAAAATTGTTGAAACAAGCCTGCCGTTGCCGAATTTAACGGGGAAAAATGTTTTGTTGCTCGAAGACATTTACGATACGGGCGCCAGCATGGCCTATGCGTATCAACGGTGTCTGCGTGAACAACCGAAAACGCTAAAAACGTGCGTATTCTTAATTAAAGAGGGGGTTGAACGTAAAGCCGAAGCGCCGATTGACTATTCCGGCTTTACCATTCCAAATCTATTTGTGGTCGGGTATGGGCTTGATTATCAGGAACGCTACCGCCAACTGCCCTACATTGCGGTTCCTTGCTTGAATGAAAACCAATAA